The Takifugu flavidus isolate HTHZ2018 chromosome 17, ASM371156v2, whole genome shotgun sequence genome contains a region encoding:
- the scrib gene encoding protein scribble homolog isoform X4, protein MLKCIPLWRCNRHVESVDKRHCNLHTVPDEIFRYSRSLEELLLDANQLKELPKPFFRLLNLRKLGLSDNEIQRLPPEVANFMQLVELDISRNDIPEIPESIKFCRALEIADFSGNPLSRLPDGFTQLRTLAHLALNDVSLQTLPNDIGNLANLVTLELRENLLKSLPTSLSFLVKLEQLDLGSNELEDLPDTLGALPNLRELWLDRNQLSTLPEELGNLRRLVCLDVSENRLEELPSELNGLLALTDLLLTQNLLEFVPDSIGSLKQLSILKVDQNRMTNLTDSIGECENLTELVLTENLLQSLPQSLGKLKKLTNLNVDRNRLSSVPKELGGCSSLNVLSLRDNRLGKLPAELADATELHVLDVAGNRLQNLPFSLTNLNLKAMWLAENQSQPMLKFQTEDDERTGEKVLTCYLLPQQPSPSLENLLQSSVDDSWTDSNLNRVSVIQFQEETKGEDEDDEAAAERRGLQRRATPHPSELKVMKKVIEERRNEAYTSRADGADENEDQQEKRLSDLSNQSHDSQVSNSTLSAASHEDRLNAAPNTQREDLVDGHSPQDEEELDEMEVEYIEPTVHFAEEPIIRGGDEDEEEGGENGDRTDEEDEKPPFPMEKQRLIRKDTPHYKKHFKITKLPKPETVAALLQGFSPDGLNSPTRAGEEEDEEDDDQSTPLHHPRMEELGDSRLQVNSSQVKGVSFDQVNNLLIEPARIEEEEHTITIQRQTGGLGISIAGGKGSTPYKGDDEGIFISRVSAEGPAARAGVKVGDKLLEVNGVDLHEAEHHTAVEALRSSGATVSMTVLREHMVEPENAITTTPLRPEDDYFPRERRSSGIAFNLEPTTSGPQQRLTTCLIRNDKGLGFSIAGGKGSTPYRTGDTGIYISRIAEGGAAHRDSVLCVGDRVISINGVDMTEARHDQAVALLTGTSPTISLVVERDPKASMGSPGQSRARAHSPPPPEPSDSPDQDEEGLQGNHLGQMEDQYPIEEVTLLKSGGPLGLSIVGGSDHASHPFGVNEPGVFISKVIPHGLASQSGLRVGDRILEVNSIDLRHATHQEAVRSLLANKQEIRMLVRRDPSPPGMQEVVIQKQPGEKLGISIRGGAKGHAGNPFDATDEGVFVSKVSSTGAAARDGRLQVGMRILEVNNHSLLGMTHTEAVRVLRAVGDSLSMLVCDGFDPQKVTSVEASPGIIANPFAAGIVRKNSMESISSIDRDLSPEEIDIMQKESEMVRETSQWEREEMEKVERMRLEREEATRQLEEETEVRYFFQGGVLTTFLPANGSQNTSNISTGPLKLDYKTLAALPTSSLQKINRAPSTDSPRTDSPIREAPYSPIIQPPSHQSSNSSLCAARETRFANIHYTSTPTTKDDTLSSTRPGAIQPVGRVRQGTSPSTPDGHSPNPFQHGPSPFNSQTSPRAPSPTSPVEFPMNVKQAYKAFAAVPRSLAVLEPSQDLYGVRNNFHHRQSSPESPSPSGKDGPEQRSFKDRQKYFEIDVKQQTPDKPKPRVSLVGEDDLKKMREEEERKFEQRAREYLLDEDDEEDDEEDLAKQVAHMKASGKVLLDGVEYKVEPISSPSQHYNVTPQRYSGSSGPSPVDSKGDSQRNSLEDSFRQEQRPNSMTGLIPAYSGETAPIRTAKAERRHQERLRMQSPELAVAPDKDLSPAEKRALEAEKRAMWRAARPCGLEDDVRQYEQDLAKRLYQARVRASQGTSEAPTSSASSAASQLRMKSLEQDALKAQMVIAKSRDGKKRGTLDQLTESPSPAPTPSPTPMEELSPRGLTSPGRLSLSSKKFDYRQFAAIPSSKPVYDIQTPDTIDDMKFIDDGSSSQGRAASPEAEMQTAPPATSALEEMALYSNKRKLRQGRRSLETAVPT, encoded by the exons ATGCTGAAGTGCATTCCTCTGTGGCGCTGCAACCGCCACGTCGAGTCGGTGGACAAGCGACATTGCAACCTGCATACTGTCCCCGATGAGATATTCCGCTACAGTCGCAGCCTGGAAGAGCTACTCCTTGATGCCAACCAACTCAAAGAGCTACCAAAG CCTTTCTTCAGACTACTGAACCTCCGGAAGCTCGGCCTTAGTGACAATGAGATCCAGAGACTCCCACCCGAGGTGGCCAATTTCAtgcagctggtggagctggacatCTCCAGAAATG ACATTCCTGAGATCCCCGAGAGCATTAAATTTTGCAGAGCTTTGGAGATTGCAGATTTCAGTGGAAACCCCCTATCCAG ATTGCCAGATGGCTTCACTCAACTCAGAACGCTGGCTCACTTGGCACTCAACGATGTGTCATTGCAGACGTTACCCAATGACATTGGAAA TTTAGCTAACCTGGTGACGTTGGAGCTCAGGGAGAACCTGCTGAAGTCTCTGCCCAC cTCGCTCTCTTTCCTGGTAAAACTGGAACAGCTGGATCTGGGCAGTAATGAACTGGAAGATTTG CCGGACACCCTTGGTGCTCTCCCCAATCTGAGGGAACTCTGGCTTGACCGAAATCAGTTATCTACATTACCAGAA gagctAGGGAACCTGCGGAGACTGGTGTGTCTGGACGTGTCTGAAAACCGTCTGGAGGAGCTTCCCTCGGAGCTAAATGGCCTTTTGGCTCTCACTGACCTGCTGCTCACACAGAACCTTCTGGAGTTTGTTCCAGACAGCATAG GCTCCCTGAAACAGCTATCCATCTTGAAGGTGGACCAGAACAGGATGACTAATCTGACTGATTCAATAGGAGAATGTGAAAACCTAACAGAGCTTGTCCTAACAGAAAACCTATTACAG TCACTTCCTCAATCGCTGGGCAAGCTAAAGAAACTGACCAATCTGAATGTAGACCGCAACCGTTTGAGCAGCGTACCCAAAGAGCTGGGTGGCTGCTCCAGCCTCAATGTCCTCTCACTGAGAGACAACCGCTTGGGCAAACTTCCCGCTGAGCTTGCAGATGCCACTGAGCTACACGTGCTGGATGTGGCCGGAAACAG ATTACAAAATCTGCCCTTTTCACTGACAAACCTCAACCTGAAGGCTATGTGGCTGGCAGAGAACCAGTCACAGCCAATGCTCAAATTCCAGACAGAGGATGATGAACGTACGGGAGAGAAAGTGTTGACCTGCTATCTGCTTCCTCAGCAGCCCTCTCCAAGTCTAG AGAACTTGTTGCAGAGCAGTGTGGATGACAGCTGGACAGACAGTAACCTGAACAGAGTGTCAGTGATTCAGTTCCAGGAGGAGACCaaaggagaggacgaggacgacgaggcagcagcagaacgCAGA GGCCTTCAGCGAAGAGCCACGCCACATCCGAGTGAACTGAAAGTGATGAAGAAGGTcattgaggagaggagaaatgaaGCTTACACATCCAGAGCTGATGGCGCAGATGAGAATGAAGACCAACAG GAGAAGCGGCTCAGTGACCTGTCCAATCAGAGCCACGACTCCCAGGTCTCCAATAGCACACTGTCAGCCGCCTCGCACGAGGACAGGCTCAATGCTGCCCCAAACACTCAGAGGGAAGACCTTGTAGATGGCCACTCTCCTCAGGATGAGGAAGAGTTGGATGAGATGGAGGTGGAATACATTGAG CCAACTGTGCACTTTGCAGAAGAGCCAATCATTCGAGGAGGAGAcgaggatgaagaagagggtGGGGAAAATGGCGATAGGACTGACGAAGAGGACGAGAAGCCGCCCTTTCCTATGGAGAAGCAACGGTTGATCAGAAAAGATACACCACACTACAAGAAGCACTTCAAGATTACCAAGCTGCCTAAGCCCGAGACCGTGGCTGCTCTTCTGCAGGGATTCAGTCCTGATGGCCTGAATTCCCCAACACGggctggtgaagaagaggatgaggaggacgatGATCAGAGCACCCCACTGCATCATCCCAGAATGGAGGAGCTTGGGGACAGCAGGCTCCAGGTTAACTCCAGTCAAGTGAAG GGGGTGTCATTTGATCAAGTCAATAATCTGCTGATTGAACCTGCTCGaattgaggaggaagag CACACAATCACCATTCAGCGACAAACAGGCGGCCTGGGCATCAGCATTGCTGGTGGGAAAGGATCTACACCTTACAAGGGAGATGATGAG GGAATCTTCATCTCTAGGGTATCTGCAGAGGGTCCTGCAGCCAGAGCTGGGGTGAAAGTAGGAGACAAACTCCTGGAG gtgaaTGGTGTGGACCTCCATGAGGCAGAACACCACACAGCTGTTGAAGCGTTGCGAAGCTCCGGGGCGACAGTTTCTATGACGGTGCTACGTGAACATATGGTGGAACCAGAGAACGCCATCACCACCACGCCGCTGAGGCCGGAAGACGACTACTTCCCACGGGAGAGGCGCAGCAGCGGCATCGCCTTCAACCTGGAGCCAACCACCAGCGGACCTCAGCAGCGACTCACCACCTGCCTGATCCGAAATGACAAGGGGCTTGGATTCAGCATCGCCGGTGGCAAAGGCTCCACACCTTACCGTACAGGAGACACG GGAATCTATATTTCACGTATTGCTGAAGGTGGAGCAGCTCACAGAGACAGTGTACTGTGCGTAGGGGACAGGGTGATTTCT ATCAATGGTGTTGACATGACAGAGGCCAGGCATGACCAGGCAGTAGCACTCCTTACTGGCACCTCCCCCACCATCTCCCTCGTGGTGGAGCGAGATCCGAAAGCATCAATGGGCTCTCCTGGCCAATCTCGGGCGCGAGCCCATTCCCCTCCACCCCCAGAACCCTCCGATTCACCAGACCAGGACGAAGAAGGTCTTCAAGGAAACCACTTGGGCCAGATGGAGGATCAGTATCCCATTGAG GAGGTCACGCTACTAAAGTCCGGTGGCCCTCTAGGCCTGAGTATTGTGGGAGGCAGCGATCATGCCAGTCACCCATTTGGAGTCAATGAGCCCGGTGTCTTCATCTCCAAG GTGATTCCTCATGGTCTTGCGAGTCAAAGTGGGCTGCGTGTCGGAGATCGAATACTGGAAGTAAATTCCATCGATCTGCGTCATGCCACCCATCAGGAAGCTGTCCGCTCTCTTTTGGCTAATAAGCAGGAGATCCGTATGCTAGTACGGAGGGACCCTTCGCCACCCGGCATGCAG GAAGTTGTAATCCAGAAGCAGCCAGGGGAGAAACTTGGCATTAGTATTCGTGGTGGGGCAAAGGGTCATGCAGGAAACCCCTTTGATGCCACAGATGAGGGTGTCTTCGTCTCCAAG GTGAGTTCAACTGGTGCAGCAGCACGAGATGGCCGTCTGCAGGTGGGCATGCGGATCCTCGAGGTGAATAACCACAGCCTGCTGGGAATGACGCACACAGAGGCTGTACGAGTGCTGCGGGCTGTGGGAGACTCTCTCAGCATGCTCGTGTGTGATGGCTTTGACCCACAGAAGGTCACTTCTGTAGAG GCCTCTCCCGGCATCATTGCCAACCCATTCGCAGCAGGCATCGTCCGTAAGAACAGCATGGAGAGTATCTCATCTATAGACCGTGACCTGAGTCCAGAAGAGATCGACATTATGCAGAAG GAGTCTGAAATGGTGAGAGAAACATCACAGTGGGAACgtgaagagatggagaaagtg GAGCGTATGCGTTTGGAGCGAGAGGAAGCCACTCGCCAGCTAGAAGAGGAGACCGAGGTGAGATACTTCTTCCAGGGAGGTGTCCTGACGACATTCCTGCCTGCAAATGGGTCACAAAACACATCA AACATAAGCACTGGACCCCTAAAACTTGACTACAAAACACTGGCGGCACTGCCCACCAGCAGTCTGCAGAAAATTAACAGG GCACCTTCCACTGATTCCCCCAGGACAGATAGCCCAATCAGGGAAGCGCCTTACTCTCCCATAATCCAACCG CCCAGTCATCAGTCTTCCAACAGCTCCCTGTGTGCAGCCAGGGAAACCCGCTTC GCAAACATTCATTACACTTCCACCCCCACTACCAAGGATGACACACTTTCATCA ACTCGACCGGGGGCCATCCAGCCAGTGGGACGTGTGCGTCAGGGAACGTCCCCCTCCACCCCGGACGGCCACAGCCCCAACCCTTTCCAGCATGGCCCCTCCCCCTTCAACTCCCAGACCTCT CCTCGCGCCCCTTCCCCCACTTCGCCTGTCGAGTTCCCCATGAATGTCAAGCAGGCATACAAGGCGTTTGCCGCCGTGCCTCGCTCGCTGGCAGTGCTGGAGCCTTCGCAG GATCTCTATGGTGTGAGGAACAACTTCCACCACAGGCAGTCAAGCCCAGAG AGTCCTTCTCCTAGTGGGAAAGACGGCCCAGAGCAGCGATCTTTCAAGGACCGTCAGAAGTACTTTGAGATTGACGTGAAGCAACAGACTCCCGACAAACCCAAACCTCGAGTGTCCCTCGTTGGCGAAGATGACCTCAAGAaaatgagagaggaagaag AGAGGAAGTTTGAGCAGCGGGCGCGGGAGTACCTATTGGATGAagacgatgaggaggatgatgaggaggatctgGCTAAGCAGGTGGCACACATGAAGGCCTCTGGGAAAGTCTTACTGGATGGCGTCGAGTACAAGGTGGAGCCCATTTCCTCCCCATCTCAGCACTATAATGTAACGCCACAAAGATACAGCGGCAGCTCTGG gCCTTCTCCAGTTGATAGTAAAGGGGACTCTCAGAGGAATTCACTGGAGGACAGTTTCAGGCAGGAGCAGAGGCCCAACTCCATGACTGG TCTGATCCCAGCGTATTCCGGGGAAACGGCTCCCATCCGCACAGCCAAAGCGGAGCGAAGACACCAGGAAAGGCTCCGCATGCAGAGCCCCGAGCTGGCCGTGGCCCCCGACAAAGACCTGTCCCCCGCTGAGAAACGAGCCCTAGAGGCTGAGAAGAGAGCCATGTGGCGGGCGGCAAG GCCCTGTGGCTTAGAGGACGATGTTAGACAGTATGAGCAGGACCTGGCTAAGAGGCTCTACCAGGCCCGGGTGAGGGCTTCTCAGGGCACGTCCGAGGCCCccacctcctctgcctcctccgcAGCCTCCCAGCTCAG AATGAAGTCTCTGGAGCAGGACGCTCTGAAAGCTCAGATGGTCATCGCAAAGTCTCGGGACGGCAAGAAACGCGGCACGCTCGACCAGCTGACGGAGTCGCCCTCACCTGCCCCCACACCCTCACCTACACCAATGGAAG
- the scrib gene encoding protein scribble homolog isoform X8: MLKCIPLWRCNRHVESVDKRHCNLHTVPDEIFRYSRSLEELLLDANQLKELPKPFFRLLNLRKLGLSDNEIQRLPPEVANFMQLVELDISRNDIPEIPESIKFCRALEIADFSGNPLSRLPDGFTQLRTLAHLALNDVSLQTLPNDIGNLANLVTLELRENLLKSLPTSLSFLVKLEQLDLGSNELEDLPDTLGALPNLRELWLDRNQLSTLPEELGNLRRLVCLDVSENRLEELPSELNGLLALTDLLLTQNLLEFVPDSIGSLKQLSILKVDQNRMTNLTDSIGECENLTELVLTENLLQSLPQSLGKLKKLTNLNVDRNRLSSVPKELGGCSSLNVLSLRDNRLGKLPAELADATELHVLDVAGNRLQNLPFSLTNLNLKAMWLAENQSQPMLKFQTEDDERTGEKVLTCYLLPQQPSPSLENLLQSSVDDSWTDSNLNRVSVIQFQEETKGEDEDDEAAAERRGLQRRATPHPSELKVMKKVIEERRNEAYTSRADGADENEDQQEKRLSDLSNQSHDSQVSNSTLSAASHEDRLNAAPNTQREDLVDGHSPQDEEELDEMEVEYIEPTVHFAEEPIIRGGDEDEEEGGENGDRTDEEDEKPPFPMEKQRLIRKDTPHYKKHFKITKLPKPETVAALLQGFSPDGLNSPTRAGEEEDEEDDDQSTPLHHPRMEELGDSRLQVNSSQVKGVSFDQVNNLLIEPARIEEEEHTITIQRQTGGLGISIAGGKGSTPYKGDDEGIFISRVSAEGPAARAGVKVGDKLLEVNGVDLHEAEHHTAVEALRSSGATVSMTVLREHMVEPENAITTTPLRPEDDYFPRERRSSGIAFNLEPTTSGPQQRLTTCLIRNDKGLGFSIAGGKGSTPYRTGDTGIYISRIAEGGAAHRDSVLCVGDRVISINGVDMTEARHDQAVALLTGTSPTISLVVERDPKASMGSPGQSRARAHSPPPPEPSDSPDQDEEGLQGNHLGQMEDQYPIEEVTLLKSGGPLGLSIVGGSDHASHPFGVNEPGVFISKVIPHGLASQSGLRVGDRILEVNSIDLRHATHQEAVRSLLANKQEIRMLVRRDPSPPGMQEVVIQKQPGEKLGISIRGGAKGHAGNPFDATDEGVFVSKVSSTGAAARDGRLQVGMRILEVNNHSLLGMTHTEAVRVLRAVGDSLSMLVCDGFDPQKVTSVEASPGIIANPFAAGIVRKNSMESISSIDRDLSPEEIDIMQKESEMVRETSQWEREEMEKVERMRLEREEATRQLEEETENISTGPLKLDYKTLAALPTSSLQKINRAPSTDSPRTDSPIREAPYSPIIQPANIHYTSTPTTKDDTLSSTRPGAIQPVGRVRQGTSPSTPDGHSPNPFQHGPSPFNSQTSDLYGVRNNFHHRQSSPEPDNEVFDEDLDVSKGLPGKVSPRQEYMNLAAVPRFSRPSMELQSPSPSGKDGPEQRSFKDRQKYFEIDVKQQTPDKPKPRVSLVGEDDLKKMREEEERKFEQRAREYLLDEDDEEDDEEDLAKQVAHMKASGKVLLDGVEYKVEPISSPSQHYNVTPQRYSGSSGPSPVDSKGDSQRNSLEDSFRQEQRPNSMTGLIPAYSGETAPIRTAKAERRHQERLRMQSPELAVAPDKDLSPAEKRALEAEKRAMWRAARMKSLEQDALKAQMVIAKSRDGKKRGTLDQLTESPSPAPTPSPTPMEELSPRGLTSPGRLSLSSKKFDYRQFAAIPSSKPVYDIQTPDTIDDMKFIDDGSSSQGRAASPEAEMQTAPPATSALEEMALYSNKRKLRQGRRSLETAVPT, translated from the exons ATGCTGAAGTGCATTCCTCTGTGGCGCTGCAACCGCCACGTCGAGTCGGTGGACAAGCGACATTGCAACCTGCATACTGTCCCCGATGAGATATTCCGCTACAGTCGCAGCCTGGAAGAGCTACTCCTTGATGCCAACCAACTCAAAGAGCTACCAAAG CCTTTCTTCAGACTACTGAACCTCCGGAAGCTCGGCCTTAGTGACAATGAGATCCAGAGACTCCCACCCGAGGTGGCCAATTTCAtgcagctggtggagctggacatCTCCAGAAATG ACATTCCTGAGATCCCCGAGAGCATTAAATTTTGCAGAGCTTTGGAGATTGCAGATTTCAGTGGAAACCCCCTATCCAG ATTGCCAGATGGCTTCACTCAACTCAGAACGCTGGCTCACTTGGCACTCAACGATGTGTCATTGCAGACGTTACCCAATGACATTGGAAA TTTAGCTAACCTGGTGACGTTGGAGCTCAGGGAGAACCTGCTGAAGTCTCTGCCCAC cTCGCTCTCTTTCCTGGTAAAACTGGAACAGCTGGATCTGGGCAGTAATGAACTGGAAGATTTG CCGGACACCCTTGGTGCTCTCCCCAATCTGAGGGAACTCTGGCTTGACCGAAATCAGTTATCTACATTACCAGAA gagctAGGGAACCTGCGGAGACTGGTGTGTCTGGACGTGTCTGAAAACCGTCTGGAGGAGCTTCCCTCGGAGCTAAATGGCCTTTTGGCTCTCACTGACCTGCTGCTCACACAGAACCTTCTGGAGTTTGTTCCAGACAGCATAG GCTCCCTGAAACAGCTATCCATCTTGAAGGTGGACCAGAACAGGATGACTAATCTGACTGATTCAATAGGAGAATGTGAAAACCTAACAGAGCTTGTCCTAACAGAAAACCTATTACAG TCACTTCCTCAATCGCTGGGCAAGCTAAAGAAACTGACCAATCTGAATGTAGACCGCAACCGTTTGAGCAGCGTACCCAAAGAGCTGGGTGGCTGCTCCAGCCTCAATGTCCTCTCACTGAGAGACAACCGCTTGGGCAAACTTCCCGCTGAGCTTGCAGATGCCACTGAGCTACACGTGCTGGATGTGGCCGGAAACAG ATTACAAAATCTGCCCTTTTCACTGACAAACCTCAACCTGAAGGCTATGTGGCTGGCAGAGAACCAGTCACAGCCAATGCTCAAATTCCAGACAGAGGATGATGAACGTACGGGAGAGAAAGTGTTGACCTGCTATCTGCTTCCTCAGCAGCCCTCTCCAAGTCTAG AGAACTTGTTGCAGAGCAGTGTGGATGACAGCTGGACAGACAGTAACCTGAACAGAGTGTCAGTGATTCAGTTCCAGGAGGAGACCaaaggagaggacgaggacgacgaggcagcagcagaacgCAGA GGCCTTCAGCGAAGAGCCACGCCACATCCGAGTGAACTGAAAGTGATGAAGAAGGTcattgaggagaggagaaatgaaGCTTACACATCCAGAGCTGATGGCGCAGATGAGAATGAAGACCAACAG GAGAAGCGGCTCAGTGACCTGTCCAATCAGAGCCACGACTCCCAGGTCTCCAATAGCACACTGTCAGCCGCCTCGCACGAGGACAGGCTCAATGCTGCCCCAAACACTCAGAGGGAAGACCTTGTAGATGGCCACTCTCCTCAGGATGAGGAAGAGTTGGATGAGATGGAGGTGGAATACATTGAG CCAACTGTGCACTTTGCAGAAGAGCCAATCATTCGAGGAGGAGAcgaggatgaagaagagggtGGGGAAAATGGCGATAGGACTGACGAAGAGGACGAGAAGCCGCCCTTTCCTATGGAGAAGCAACGGTTGATCAGAAAAGATACACCACACTACAAGAAGCACTTCAAGATTACCAAGCTGCCTAAGCCCGAGACCGTGGCTGCTCTTCTGCAGGGATTCAGTCCTGATGGCCTGAATTCCCCAACACGggctggtgaagaagaggatgaggaggacgatGATCAGAGCACCCCACTGCATCATCCCAGAATGGAGGAGCTTGGGGACAGCAGGCTCCAGGTTAACTCCAGTCAAGTGAAG GGGGTGTCATTTGATCAAGTCAATAATCTGCTGATTGAACCTGCTCGaattgaggaggaagag CACACAATCACCATTCAGCGACAAACAGGCGGCCTGGGCATCAGCATTGCTGGTGGGAAAGGATCTACACCTTACAAGGGAGATGATGAG GGAATCTTCATCTCTAGGGTATCTGCAGAGGGTCCTGCAGCCAGAGCTGGGGTGAAAGTAGGAGACAAACTCCTGGAG gtgaaTGGTGTGGACCTCCATGAGGCAGAACACCACACAGCTGTTGAAGCGTTGCGAAGCTCCGGGGCGACAGTTTCTATGACGGTGCTACGTGAACATATGGTGGAACCAGAGAACGCCATCACCACCACGCCGCTGAGGCCGGAAGACGACTACTTCCCACGGGAGAGGCGCAGCAGCGGCATCGCCTTCAACCTGGAGCCAACCACCAGCGGACCTCAGCAGCGACTCACCACCTGCCTGATCCGAAATGACAAGGGGCTTGGATTCAGCATCGCCGGTGGCAAAGGCTCCACACCTTACCGTACAGGAGACACG GGAATCTATATTTCACGTATTGCTGAAGGTGGAGCAGCTCACAGAGACAGTGTACTGTGCGTAGGGGACAGGGTGATTTCT ATCAATGGTGTTGACATGACAGAGGCCAGGCATGACCAGGCAGTAGCACTCCTTACTGGCACCTCCCCCACCATCTCCCTCGTGGTGGAGCGAGATCCGAAAGCATCAATGGGCTCTCCTGGCCAATCTCGGGCGCGAGCCCATTCCCCTCCACCCCCAGAACCCTCCGATTCACCAGACCAGGACGAAGAAGGTCTTCAAGGAAACCACTTGGGCCAGATGGAGGATCAGTATCCCATTGAG GAGGTCACGCTACTAAAGTCCGGTGGCCCTCTAGGCCTGAGTATTGTGGGAGGCAGCGATCATGCCAGTCACCCATTTGGAGTCAATGAGCCCGGTGTCTTCATCTCCAAG GTGATTCCTCATGGTCTTGCGAGTCAAAGTGGGCTGCGTGTCGGAGATCGAATACTGGAAGTAAATTCCATCGATCTGCGTCATGCCACCCATCAGGAAGCTGTCCGCTCTCTTTTGGCTAATAAGCAGGAGATCCGTATGCTAGTACGGAGGGACCCTTCGCCACCCGGCATGCAG GAAGTTGTAATCCAGAAGCAGCCAGGGGAGAAACTTGGCATTAGTATTCGTGGTGGGGCAAAGGGTCATGCAGGAAACCCCTTTGATGCCACAGATGAGGGTGTCTTCGTCTCCAAG GTGAGTTCAACTGGTGCAGCAGCACGAGATGGCCGTCTGCAGGTGGGCATGCGGATCCTCGAGGTGAATAACCACAGCCTGCTGGGAATGACGCACACAGAGGCTGTACGAGTGCTGCGGGCTGTGGGAGACTCTCTCAGCATGCTCGTGTGTGATGGCTTTGACCCACAGAAGGTCACTTCTGTAGAG GCCTCTCCCGGCATCATTGCCAACCCATTCGCAGCAGGCATCGTCCGTAAGAACAGCATGGAGAGTATCTCATCTATAGACCGTGACCTGAGTCCAGAAGAGATCGACATTATGCAGAAG GAGTCTGAAATGGTGAGAGAAACATCACAGTGGGAACgtgaagagatggagaaagtg GAGCGTATGCGTTTGGAGCGAGAGGAAGCCACTCGCCAGCTAGAAGAGGAGACCGAG AACATAAGCACTGGACCCCTAAAACTTGACTACAAAACACTGGCGGCACTGCCCACCAGCAGTCTGCAGAAAATTAACAGG GCACCTTCCACTGATTCCCCCAGGACAGATAGCCCAATCAGGGAAGCGCCTTACTCTCCCATAATCCAACCG GCAAACATTCATTACACTTCCACCCCCACTACCAAGGATGACACACTTTCATCA ACTCGACCGGGGGCCATCCAGCCAGTGGGACGTGTGCGTCAGGGAACGTCCCCCTCCACCCCGGACGGCCACAGCCCCAACCCTTTCCAGCATGGCCCCTCCCCCTTCAACTCCCAGACCTCT GATCTCTATGGTGTGAGGAACAACTTCCACCACAGGCAGTCAAGCCCAGAG CCTGACAACGAGGTCTTTGACGAGGACTTAGATGTCAGTAAGGGACTGCCTGGCAAGGTTTCCCCTCGTCAGGAATACATGAACCTTGCAGCAGTGCCTCGATTCTCCAGGCCCTCCATGGAGCTACAG AGTCCTTCTCCTAGTGGGAAAGACGGCCCAGAGCAGCGATCTTTCAAGGACCGTCAGAAGTACTTTGAGATTGACGTGAAGCAACAGACTCCCGACAAACCCAAACCTCGAGTGTCCCTCGTTGGCGAAGATGACCTCAAGAaaatgagagaggaagaag AGAGGAAGTTTGAGCAGCGGGCGCGGGAGTACCTATTGGATGAagacgatgaggaggatgatgaggaggatctgGCTAAGCAGGTGGCACACATGAAGGCCTCTGGGAAAGTCTTACTGGATGGCGTCGAGTACAAGGTGGAGCCCATTTCCTCCCCATCTCAGCACTATAATGTAACGCCACAAAGATACAGCGGCAGCTCTGG gCCTTCTCCAGTTGATAGTAAAGGGGACTCTCAGAGGAATTCACTGGAGGACAGTTTCAGGCAGGAGCAGAGGCCCAACTCCATGACTGG TCTGATCCCAGCGTATTCCGGGGAAACGGCTCCCATCCGCACAGCCAAAGCGGAGCGAAGACACCAGGAAAGGCTCCGCATGCAGAGCCCCGAGCTGGCCGTGGCCCCCGACAAAGACCTGTCCCCCGCTGAGAAACGAGCCCTAGAGGCTGAGAAGAGAGCCATGTGGCGGGCGGCAAG AATGAAGTCTCTGGAGCAGGACGCTCTGAAAGCTCAGATGGTCATCGCAAAGTCTCGGGACGGCAAGAAACGCGGCACGCTCGACCAGCTGACGGAGTCGCCCTCACCTGCCCCCACACCCTCACCTACACCAATGGAAG